The Pseudomonas sp. HOU2 DNA window TTCGCTCACTTCGCCGAAGTCACCGGCGTCCTGACCGGCGACGAACAGCAGGTGCTTGCGCGCCTTCTGAAGTACGGCCCAAGCGTTCCGGTACAAGAGCCGACCGGCCGTCTGTTTCTGGTATTGCCGCGGTTCGGCACCATCTCGCCATGGTCGAGCAAGGCCAGCGACATCGCCCGCAACTGCGGCCTGAGCAAGATCCAGCGCCTGGAGCGCGGCATCGCGTTCTACGTGGCCGGCCAGTTCAGCGACACCGAAGCCCAGCAGATTGCCGACTTGCTGCATGACCGCATGACCCAGATCGTTCTGAACAATCTGGAACAGGCCGCCGGTCTGTTCAGCCACGCCGAGCCGAAGCCGCTGACCGCGATCGACATCCTCGGTGGCGGCCGCGCCGCGCTGGAAAAAGCCAACACCGAGCTGGGCCTGGCCCTGGCCGAAGACGAGATCGACTATCTGGTCAACGCCTTCAACGGTCTCAAGCGCAACCCGCACGACATAGAACTGATGATGTTCGCCCAGGCCAACTCCGAGCACTGCCGCCACAAGATCTTCAACGCCAGTTGGGATATTGACGGCGAGAGCCAGGAAAAAAGCCTGTTCGGCATGATCAAGAACACTTATCAGATGCACAACGAAGGCGTGCTGTCCGCTTATAAGGACAACGCTTCGGTGATCGTCGGCAACGTCGCCGGCCGCTTCTTTCCGGACCCGGAAACCCGTCAGTACGGCGCGGTGCAGGAGCCGGTGCACATCCTGATGAAGGTCGAGACCCACAACCACCCGACCGCGATCGCCCCGTTCCCGGGCGCGTCCACCGGTTCCGGTGGCGAGATTCGCGACGAAGGTGCAACCGGTCGTGGCGCCAAGCCAAAGGCCGGCCTGACCGGTTTCACCGTGTCCAACCTGCAGATCCCGGGCTTCGAACAGCCGTGGGAAGTGCCGTACGGCAAGCCTGAGCGCATCGTTACCGCGCTGGACATCATGATCGAAGGCCCGCTGGGCGGCGCCGCGTTCAACAACGAATTCGGTCGTCCGGCCCTGACTGGCTACTTCCGTACCTTCGAGCAGTCGATCAGCACCCCGCACGGTAACGAAGTTCGTGGCTACCACAAGCCGATCATGCTCGCGGGCGGCATGGGCAACATCCGTGAAGAACACGTCAAGAAAGGCGAGATTTTGGTCGGTTCCAAGCTGATCGTGCTCGGCGGCCCGGCGATGCTCATCGGTCTGGGCGGCGGCGCTGCGTCCTCGATGGCCACCGGCACCAGCTCGGCGGATCTGGATTTTGCTTCCGTACAGCGTGAAAACCCTGAGATGGAGCGTCGCTGCCAGGAAGTCATCGACCGTTGCTGGCAGCTGGGCGACAAGAACCCGATCAGCTTCATCCACGACGTGGGTGCGGGCGGTCTGTCCAACGCCTTCCCGGAACTGGTCAACGACGGCGACCGTGGTGGCCGTTTCGAACTGCGCAACATTCCCAATGACGAGCCGGGCATGGCCCCGCACGAAATCTGGTCCAACGAATCTCAGGAACGTTACGTTCTGGCGGTCGGCCCGGCCGACTTCGAGCGCTTCAAGGCGATCTGCGAACGTGAGCGTTGCCCGTTCGCCGTGGTCGGCGAAGCCACTGCCGAGCCGCAACTGACCGTGACCGACAGCCACTTCGGCAACAACCCGGTGGACATGCCGCTGGAAGTGTTGCTGGGCAAGGCCCCGCGCATGCACCGTTCGGTGGTTCGCGAAGCCGAGCTGGGCGATGACTTCGATCCGTCGAACCTCGACATCAGCGAATCCATCGAACGCGTTCTGCACCACCCGGCCGTAGCGAGCAAAAGCTTCCTGATCACCATCGGCGACCGCACCATCACCGGCCTCGTGGCCCGTGACCAGATGGTCGGCCCATGGCAGGTGCCGGTGGCCGACGTCGCCGTCACCGCCACCAGTTTCGACGTCTACACCGGTGAAGCGATGGCCATGGGCGAGCGCACTCCGCTGGCGCTGCTGGACGCTCCGGCGTCGGGCCGCATGGCCATCGGCGAAACCCTGACCAACATTGCCGCTTCGCGCATCAACAAGATTTCCGACATCAAGCTGTCGGCGAACTGGATGTCCGCTGCCGGCCACCCGGGCGAAGACGCGCGTCTGTACGACACCGTGAAAGCGGTCGGCATGGAGCTGTGCCCTGAGCTGGGCATCACCATTCCGGTGGGCAAGGACTCGATGTCCATGGCCACCCGCTGGAACGACAACGGCGAAGAAAAAACCGTGACCTCGCCGATGTCGCTGATCGTGACCGGTTTCGCTCCAGTTGCTGACATCCGTCAGACCCTGACCCCGGAACTGCGCATGGACAAGGGCACCACTGACCTGATC harbors:
- the purL gene encoding phosphoribosylformylglycinamidine synthase yields the protein MLILRGAPALSAFRHSKLLEQLSQKVPAVSGLYAEFAHFAEVTGVLTGDEQQVLARLLKYGPSVPVQEPTGRLFLVLPRFGTISPWSSKASDIARNCGLSKIQRLERGIAFYVAGQFSDTEAQQIADLLHDRMTQIVLNNLEQAAGLFSHAEPKPLTAIDILGGGRAALEKANTELGLALAEDEIDYLVNAFNGLKRNPHDIELMMFAQANSEHCRHKIFNASWDIDGESQEKSLFGMIKNTYQMHNEGVLSAYKDNASVIVGNVAGRFFPDPETRQYGAVQEPVHILMKVETHNHPTAIAPFPGASTGSGGEIRDEGATGRGAKPKAGLTGFTVSNLQIPGFEQPWEVPYGKPERIVTALDIMIEGPLGGAAFNNEFGRPALTGYFRTFEQSISTPHGNEVRGYHKPIMLAGGMGNIREEHVKKGEILVGSKLIVLGGPAMLIGLGGGAASSMATGTSSADLDFASVQRENPEMERRCQEVIDRCWQLGDKNPISFIHDVGAGGLSNAFPELVNDGDRGGRFELRNIPNDEPGMAPHEIWSNESQERYVLAVGPADFERFKAICERERCPFAVVGEATAEPQLTVTDSHFGNNPVDMPLEVLLGKAPRMHRSVVREAELGDDFDPSNLDISESIERVLHHPAVASKSFLITIGDRTITGLVARDQMVGPWQVPVADVAVTATSFDVYTGEAMAMGERTPLALLDAPASGRMAIGETLTNIAASRINKISDIKLSANWMSAAGHPGEDARLYDTVKAVGMELCPELGITIPVGKDSMSMATRWNDNGEEKTVTSPMSLIVTGFAPVADIRQTLTPELRMDKGTTDLILIDLGRGQNRMGASILAQVHGKLGKQAPDVDDAEDLKAFFAVIQGLNADGHLLAYHDRSDGGLLTSVVEMAFAGHCGLSLNLDSVAENSAEIAAILFNEELGAVIQVRQDATPDILAQFSAAGLGDCVSVIGQPINNGQINITFNGDTVFEGQRRLLQRQWAETSYQIQRLRDNADCAEQEFDALLEEDNPGLSVKLSYDVNQDIAAPYIKKGIRPQVAVLREQGVNGQVEMAAAFDRAGFNAIDVHMSDILAGRVDLNEFKGLVACGGFSYGDVLGAGEGWAKSALFNSRARDAFQGFFERNDSFTLGVCNGCQMMSNLHELIPGSEFWPHFVRNRSEQFEARVAMVQIQESNSIFLQGMAGSRMPIAIAHGEGHAEFSSEEALLEADLSGCVAMRFVDNHGKVTEAYPANPNGSPRGITGLTSRDGRVTIMMPHPERVFRAVQNSWRSEDWTEDAPWMRMFRNARVWVN